A window of Juglans regia cultivar Chandler chromosome 7, Walnut 2.0, whole genome shotgun sequence contains these coding sequences:
- the LOC108995265 gene encoding CASP-like protein ARALYDRAFT_485429 isoform X1 — MDNLPGALGTSASLALRLGQTVFSSASLLFMCLDVDFYSYTSFCYLVTVMGLAIPWSLTLLVVDAHSVFIRCLPRQPRIILVIVLGDLVLSFLLLAAASSTASVTDLLHDAGRSYCAANLCSRYQLSAAMAFLCWSLSFASSLFNLWLLPSL, encoded by the exons ATGGACAATCTGCCAGGGGCGTTGGGAACCAGCGCCAGCTTAGCTCTGCGGTTGGGTCAGACCGTCTTCTCCTCTGCCTCCCTTCTCTTCATGTGCTTGGACGTTGATTTCTACAGCTATACTTCCTTCTG CTATTTGGTGACAGTCATGGGTTTGGCAATTCCCTGGAGCCTGACGCTGCTGGTAGTGGATGCACATTCTGTTTTCATTAGATGTTTACCTCGTCAACCAAGAATAATATTGGTCATCGTTCTAGGAGATTTG GTTTTGTCGTTTCTCTTGCTAGCTGCGGCGTCTTCGACAGCTAGTGTCACAGATCTCCTGCATGATGCCGGAAGATCCTACTGCGCTGCAAACTTATGTAGTAGATATCAGTTGTCTGCTGCAATGGCATTCTTGTGTTGGTCCCTTTCATTTGCTTCATCTCTCTTCAATCTTTGGCTTCTTCCTTCTTTATGA
- the LOC108995265 gene encoding CASP-like protein 5C1 isoform X2, with product MEVMLIKEECEMLLGSYLVTVMGLAIPWSLTLLVVDAHSVFIRCLPRQPRIILVIVLGDLVLSFLLLAAASSTASVTDLLHDAGRSYCAANLCSRYQLSAAMAFLCWSLSFASSLFNLWLLPSL from the exons ATGGAAGTGATGTTGATCAAGGAGGAATGTGAAATGTTGCTTGGGAG CTATTTGGTGACAGTCATGGGTTTGGCAATTCCCTGGAGCCTGACGCTGCTGGTAGTGGATGCACATTCTGTTTTCATTAGATGTTTACCTCGTCAACCAAGAATAATATTGGTCATCGTTCTAGGAGATTTG GTTTTGTCGTTTCTCTTGCTAGCTGCGGCGTCTTCGACAGCTAGTGTCACAGATCTCCTGCATGATGCCGGAAGATCCTACTGCGCTGCAAACTTATGTAGTAGATATCAGTTGTCTGCTGCAATGGCATTCTTGTGTTGGTCCCTTTCATTTGCTTCATCTCTCTTCAATCTTTGGCTTCTTCCTTCTTTATGA